From a single Chitinophaga sp. Cy-1792 genomic region:
- a CDS encoding cbb3-type cytochrome c oxidase N-terminal domain-containing protein, giving the protein MNLRQLIILTAGTLLSVPAFAEGKPQPTELSDPVALVLLTVCGGLLIAIAILGNAVMGAMDIFRERMKKDAGKAVITTGIILLGVLSASNASASDALVETATNGILSKTSLWVLVTVILLEILVIISLLFTLKHLVGIQRKRKPKKVAVPGKPRISWMEKINKTRTVDEASEAEEDMGHEYDGIRELNNPTPPWWKWGFYFSIFFGVVYLWRGYVSETAPTQLQELAMAEEKAAAAKAEYMKNAANNVDENSVKQLTATDELEAGQKLFISNCAPCHGPQGQGVVGPNLTDDFWLHGGKINDVFKTIKYGVPEKGMKSWQEDFSPRQIALLASYIKSIHGTNPPNPKAPQGDKE; this is encoded by the coding sequence ATGAATCTCAGACAACTAATCATATTAACAGCAGGTACGTTACTCAGCGTACCTGCCTTCGCCGAAGGGAAGCCACAGCCTACGGAGCTATCAGACCCTGTGGCGCTGGTATTGCTGACAGTATGCGGTGGCCTGCTGATCGCCATTGCCATACTGGGCAACGCAGTAATGGGAGCCATGGATATATTTAGAGAGAGGATGAAGAAAGATGCCGGGAAGGCAGTTATTACCACTGGAATCATCTTGCTGGGGGTGCTGAGCGCAAGCAATGCATCTGCTTCAGATGCGCTGGTAGAAACTGCCACTAACGGCATCTTATCTAAAACATCACTCTGGGTATTGGTTACTGTTATACTCTTGGAAATCCTGGTAATCATAAGTCTGCTTTTTACACTGAAACACCTGGTGGGTATTCAGCGGAAGCGTAAACCAAAGAAAGTTGCCGTACCTGGTAAGCCACGTATATCCTGGATGGAAAAAATTAATAAAACCAGGACAGTGGATGAAGCATCTGAGGCGGAAGAAGATATGGGACACGAGTATGATGGTATACGTGAGCTGAATAACCCCACCCCACCATGGTGGAAATGGGGCTTCTACTTCAGTATTTTCTTTGGCGTCGTGTACCTGTGGCGTGGTTATGTTTCTGAAACTGCTCCTACGCAACTGCAGGAACTCGCCATGGCAGAAGAAAAAGCTGCCGCCGCTAAAGCAGAATACATGAAAAACGCTGCCAATAATGTAGATGAGAATTCCGTAAAACAACTCACCGCTACAGATGAGCTGGAAGCAGGGCAGAAACTGTTTATCAGCAACTGCGCCCCATGCCACGGCCCGCAGGGACAAGGCGTTGTAGGTCCCAACCTGACAGATGACTTCTGGCTGCATGGCGGAAAAATCAATGACGTCTTCAAAACTATTAAATACGGTGTACCGGAAAAAGGAATGAAATCATGGCAGGAAGACTTCTCTCCACGACAGATCGCCTTGCTTGCAAGTTATATCAAGTCGATCCATGGTACCAATCCTCCAAATCCGAAAGCACCACAGGGCGATAAAGAATAA
- a CDS encoding CcoQ/FixQ family Cbb3-type cytochrome c oxidase assembly chaperone translates to MKFINYLQSIAGISIYPMITLVLFVLFFIGAAYLAFSADKRMMEHVSRMPLDKEEN, encoded by the coding sequence ATGAAGTTCATCAATTATCTGCAATCAATCGCTGGTATCAGCATATATCCAATGATCACGCTGGTACTGTTTGTTCTGTTCTTTATCGGGGCTGCATATCTCGCATTCAGTGCCGACAAACGGATGATGGAGCATGTAAGTCGTATGCCACTCGATAAAGAAGAAAATTAA
- the ccoN gene encoding cytochrome-c oxidase, cbb3-type subunit I: MSLEKFYYDNRTVKLFAYACVFWGLIGMLAGLWAATSLVIPDLNLGFAPTTFGRMRPVHTNAVIFAFVGNGIFMGVYYSLQRLCKARMFSDVLSKIHFWGWQAIIAGGALTLFLGYTTGKEYAELEWPFDIAITLIWLVFGANMLGTILKRREAHLYVAIWFYIGTWVAIAMLHIINSFEYPLAFFKSYSWYAGVQDALVQWWYGHNAVAFFLTTPYLGLMYYFVPKAANRPVYSYRWSIIHFWSLIFIYIWAGPHHLLYTALPEWAQSLGTVFSIMLIAPSWGGMLNGLLTLRGAWDKVREDAILKFFVVALTCYGMATFEGPMLSLKNVNAISHYTDWTIAHVHVGALGWNGFLTFGILYWLIPRIFSTQLYSRKWANTHFWIGTLGIIFYVIPLYWAAFTQSMMWKQFTEEGTLKYQFLETVTAILPMYALRAVGGLLYVSGLVLMIVNLTKTIRRGSFVANEAAEAAPLPKVITTHGKSHWHNWIERRPIQLVVFSLVVVGVGGLLEMVPTFLVKSNIPTISSVKPYTPLELHGRDIYLREGCYTCHSQMIRPFRDEVARYGEYSKAGEFVYDHPFQWGSKRTGPDLARIGGKYPDSWHFNHMLDPTSMSPGSIMPQYPWLFEDRIDKSRTPAMINVMRKLGVPYPAGYETRANDELEKQATAIVENLHKDKLPVGKDREIVALIAYLQRLGKDIKAEPKPVPAEATASTDY, translated from the coding sequence ATGTCACTCGAAAAATTCTACTACGACAACCGAACGGTTAAACTGTTTGCCTACGCCTGTGTGTTCTGGGGGCTGATAGGAATGTTGGCCGGTTTATGGGCCGCCACTTCGCTGGTTATCCCGGATCTTAACCTGGGATTTGCGCCTACTACTTTTGGCCGTATGAGACCAGTGCACACCAATGCTGTCATCTTCGCATTTGTTGGTAACGGTATCTTCATGGGTGTTTATTATTCATTACAACGCCTCTGTAAGGCCAGGATGTTCAGCGACGTACTGAGCAAAATCCACTTCTGGGGCTGGCAGGCCATCATTGCAGGTGGTGCCCTGACGCTGTTCCTCGGTTATACTACCGGTAAAGAATATGCCGAGCTGGAATGGCCTTTCGATATCGCCATTACCCTTATCTGGCTTGTATTTGGTGCCAATATGCTGGGTACGATCCTGAAGCGGAGAGAGGCACACCTGTACGTAGCCATCTGGTTCTATATCGGAACATGGGTGGCCATTGCCATGCTTCATATTATTAACTCTTTCGAATATCCGCTGGCATTCTTTAAAAGCTATTCCTGGTATGCAGGGGTACAGGATGCACTGGTACAGTGGTGGTATGGTCATAATGCGGTTGCATTCTTCCTGACAACCCCATACCTCGGCCTGATGTACTACTTCGTACCAAAAGCAGCCAACAGACCTGTCTATTCTTACCGTTGGTCTATCATTCACTTCTGGTCACTTATATTCATTTATATCTGGGCCGGTCCTCACCATCTGCTGTACACCGCATTACCTGAGTGGGCACAATCACTCGGTACCGTGTTCTCCATTATGCTGATCGCTCCATCCTGGGGTGGTATGCTGAATGGCTTGCTGACACTGCGCGGCGCCTGGGATAAAGTAAGAGAAGATGCCATCCTGAAATTCTTTGTGGTAGCGCTTACCTGCTATGGTATGGCTACTTTCGAAGGCCCGATGCTGTCGCTCAAAAATGTGAATGCTATCAGCCACTATACCGACTGGACCATTGCACACGTACACGTTGGTGCACTGGGATGGAACGGATTCCTGACCTTCGGTATACTCTACTGGCTCATTCCAAGGATTTTCTCTACACAATTATATAGCCGCAAATGGGCTAATACCCATTTCTGGATCGGTACGCTGGGTATCATATTTTATGTTATTCCGCTGTACTGGGCTGCCTTCACACAAAGCATGATGTGGAAACAGTTTACAGAAGAAGGCACCCTCAAATATCAGTTCCTGGAAACAGTTACCGCTATCTTACCAATGTATGCACTGCGTGCTGTAGGTGGATTACTGTATGTTTCCGGCCTGGTGCTGATGATCGTGAACCTGACCAAAACCATACGCCGTGGCTCTTTTGTGGCCAATGAAGCTGCTGAAGCAGCACCATTGCCGAAAGTAATTACTACGCATGGTAAATCTCACTGGCACAACTGGATCGAGCGTCGTCCTATTCAGCTGGTGGTATTCAGTCTGGTGGTGGTAGGTGTAGGTGGCTTGCTGGAAATGGTGCCAACCTTCCTTGTAAAAAGTAATATTCCAACTATCAGCAGTGTAAAACCATATACACCATTGGAGTTACATGGTAGAGATATTTATCTGAGAGAAGGATGTTATACCTGTCACTCACAAATGATACGTCCGTTCCGTGATGAAGTAGCCCGTTATGGCGAATACTCCAAAGCCGGCGAATTTGTTTACGATCATCCATTCCAGTGGGGTAGTAAACGTACTGGTCCTGATCTGGCGCGCATAGGTGGTAAATACCCGGATTCATGGCACTTCAATCACATGCTGGACCCTACTTCTATGTCACCGGGTTCTATCATGCCACAGTATCCATGGTTATTTGAAGACAGGATTGATAAAAGCAGAACACCAGCCATGATCAATGTGATGCGCAAGCTGGGGGTTCCATACCCTGCGGGTTATGAAACCAGGGCAAATGATGAGCTGGAAAAACAGGCAACAGCAATTGTGGAGAATCTTCATAAGGACAAACTCCCTGTTGGTAAAGACCGTGAGATTGTAGCGCTGATCGCTTATCTGCAACGACTCGGAAAAGATATCAAAGCGGAGCCTAAACCAGTACCAGCTGAAGCAACAGCCAGTACAGACTACTAA
- the ccoS gene encoding cbb3-type cytochrome oxidase assembly protein CcoS produces the protein MGVIILLLGASLAVALGFLAAFIWSVKHGQFEDDFSPAHRILFDEKKYNGND, from the coding sequence ATGGGCGTCATCATACTATTACTGGGAGCGAGTTTGGCCGTTGCACTCGGATTTCTTGCCGCGTTTATCTGGTCTGTGAAACACGGACAATTTGAAGATGATTTTTCTCCCGCACACCGTATTCTTTTCGACGAGAAGAAGTATAACGGTAATGATTAA